In Carassius gibelio isolate Cgi1373 ecotype wild population from Czech Republic chromosome B4, carGib1.2-hapl.c, whole genome shotgun sequence, one DNA window encodes the following:
- the LOC127955940 gene encoding uncharacterized protein LOC127955940, whose amino-acid sequence MTQTDEFQKKSVGTQLSSSTMKNIHIRSTGSTTTSTTYDLPFAPTPVKSGFRAPKIPLLLEEEGGEEEEESDIQIPTEPHDSTFNPADDTTISHKSEMWFGQSSTYADTKYIVFETCLRELFSTCPICNSQSDMKLQRIGTYVAIRQLCPKCLYNRKWQSQPIIGSTPMGNLLLSAATHFTGGSFIQLRKIFKAMELKIHQYVTFRRHCRSFLEPAIVHKWRSEQRKIIQKLQKGGKIALSGDMRADSPGHSAKYGSYTLMHMHSNTIVDLQLVQSSEVGGSYHMEKEGLKRCLDLLESNDLEVDYIVTDRHPQIQKYLRERDITQFYDVWHFEQGLSKKLDKLAKKKDCELLRPWLRSIRNHVYWCATSSTSGPEKVAKWTSLVNHLQNVHTHDNPIFPKCEHPLIASNNQKKWFQQGSLAVHKVEQILYNKRVLRDVEKLSHSFQTSSLEAFHSLILRFAPKNVVLPFIGMLCRLYLAALHHNENANREQATTKAGQPVYRLVFPKSKKGRPLKKESTYTYIDELLKLVFEEVVMDPSTFVEELKTIPIPKPLCAEFVKVEAISSHVSRFSQAEVESRCTLRSDLETPGVSGSQHGSEGQHGHSDPSSPSTS is encoded by the exons atgacgcaaacagatgAATTTCAGAAAAAATCTGTTGGAACCCAACTGTCCTCTAGTACAATGAAGAACATTCACATTCGGAGTACAG GTTCAACAACCACATCAACCACCTATGATTTACCATTTGCACCAACACCAGTAAAGTCTGGTTTCAGAGCACCAAAAATCCCTCTGCTGTTGGAGGAAGAGGggggagaggaggaggaagagtcaGACATACAAATTCCAACAGAACCTCATGATTCAACTTTTAACCCCGCTGATGACACAACAATTTCACACAAATCTGAAATGTG GTTTGGGCAAAGCTCCACATATGCAgacacaaaatacattgtgtttgAAACATGTTTGCGTGAGTTGTTCTCCACGTGTCCAATTTGCAATTCGCAATCTGATATGAAGCTACAACGAATAGGCACTTATGTTGCAATCAGGCAGCTTTGCCCCAAGTGTTTGTACAACCGTAAGTGGCAGAGCCAACCAATAATTGGAAGTACACCAATGGGCAACCTCCTGTTATCAGCTGCAACTCATTTTACTGGGGGATCATTCATCCAACTACGAAAG ATTTTCAAGGCCATGGAATTAAAAATTCACCAGTACGTCACATTCAGGAGACATTGCAGGAGTTTTTTGGAACCAGCAATTGTACACAAGTGGAGAAGTGAACAACGAAAAATTATACAAAAGTTACAAAAGGGAGGAAAGATTGCATTATCTGGAGATATGCGTGCAGATTCCCCAG gacattctgctaaatatgGCAGCTATACTCTTATGCACATGCATAGCAATACTATTGTTGACTTacagcttgttcag AGCAGTGAGGTCGGTGGTAGCTATCACATGGAGAAGGAAGGCCTAAAGAGATGTCTGGACCTGCTGGAGTCTAACGATTTAGAAGTGGATTACATCGTCACTGACCGTCATCCACAGATCCAGAAGTATCTCAGGGAGCGTGACATAACACAGTTCTATGATGTGTGGCACTTTGAGCAAG GTTTGTCTAAGAAATTGGataaactggcaaaaaaaaaggACTGTGAATTGTTGAGGCCGTGGCTGCGTAGCATCAGAAATCATGTTTACTGGTGCGCCACTTCCTCGACATCTGGACCAGAGAAGGTGGCTAAGTGGACTTCACTGGTCAACCACCTCCAGAATGTGCACACACATGACAATCCTATCTTTCCCAAGTGCGAACATCCACTCATAGCTTCAAATAATCAAAAGAAATGGTTTCAACAAG GATCGCTAGCTGTCCACAAAGTCGAACAAATACTTTACAACAAAAGGGTGCTCAGAGATGTGGAGAAGCTCAGTCACAGTTTCCAGACATCTTCCCTTGAGGCTTTCCACAGCTTAATTCTACGTTTTGCACCGAAAAATGTAGTGTTGCCTTTCATCGGAATGTTGTGCAG GCTGTATCTTGCTGCGCTTCATCATAATGAAAACGCCAACAGAGAACAAGCCACAACCAAGGCAGGACAGCCGGTGTACCGATTGGTGTTCCCGAAATCAAAAAAAGGGCGGCCATTAAAAAAAGAGTCAACATATA ctTATATTGATGAGCTACTGAAGCTCGTATTTGAAGAAGTGGTCATGGACCCCTCTACATTTGTGGAAGAACTGAAAACAATCCCCATTCCAAAGCCACTTTGTGCAGAGTTTGTCAAGGTGGAAGCAATTTCCAGCCATGTTTCAAGATTCAGTCAAGCGGAGGTCGAAAGCCGGTGTACTCTCCGGTCGGATCTGGAAACTCCTGGCGTATCCGGTTCACAACACGGCTCGGAAGGACAACACGGACACTCCGACCCAAGTAGCCCCAGCACCAGCTAA
- the LOC127956026 gene encoding gastrula zinc finger protein XlCGF8.2DB — protein sequence MAFIKEESKDMRIEETFRVKQEVTEEQTDPMQLKEECEVLSEMEVKEQNEKHHDFITGEKISCPQTEKTSSQQRAQNTEIRNYLSCFQCGKIFSQHGNLKTHMRTHTGEKPYSCQQCGKSFTQKGNLKTHMKTHTEVSSFICHQCGKHFNKKANLQVHMRVHSEKTFFICPQCGKQFNRIGNLNSHMRIHTGEKPYTCPKCGLSFTQIGNLNRHMSIHTGMNPFNCKLCGKYFVQKESLKSHMRIHTGEKPYTCKQCGKSFTHKPALNAHMRIHTGEKPYSCKECGKSFNQKQNLRVHMRIHNGEVPFSCQQCGQCFTQKGNLNPFACKHR from the exons ATGGCATTTATTAAAGAGGAAAGTAAAGACATGAGaattgaagaaacattcagagtcaaacaagaagtgactgaggaacaaacag ACCCAATGCAGCTGAAAGAGGAGTGTGAAGTACTGAGTGAAATGGAAGTGAAAGAACAGAATGAGAAACATCATGATTTCATAACTGGAGAAAAAATCAGTTGCCCACAGACTGAAAAGACTTCCTCACAACAAAGAGCTCAAAATACTGAAATTCGAAATTATTTATCCTGCTTTCAGTGTGGAAAGATTTTCAGTCAACATGGAAACCTTAAGACCCACATGagaactcacactggagagaagccttactccTGCcagcagtgtggaaagagtttcactcaaAAAGGTAACCTTAAGACCCACATGAAGACTCACACAGAAGTCAGCTCTTTTATCTGTCATCAGTGtggaaaacattttaacaaaaaagcaAACCTTCAagtccacatgagagttcacTCTGAAAAGACGTTTTTCatctgccctcagtgtggaaaacaATTTAACAGAATAGGAAACCTTAATtcccacatgagaattcacactggagaaaagccttacaCATGCCCTAAATGTGGATTAAGCTTCACTCAAATAGGAAACCTTAACAGGCACATGAGTATTCATACTGGAATGAACCCTTTCAACTGCAAACTGTGTGGAAAATATTTTGTCCAAAAAGAGAGCCTTAAaagccacatgagaattcacaccggagagaagccttacacctgCAAACAATGTGGAAAGAGCTTTACACACAAACCAGCTCTCAATGCCCACATGcgaattcacaccggagagaagccttacTCTTGCAAggaatgtggaaagagtttcaatcaaaaacaaaaccttagagtccacatgagaattcacaacGGAGAAGTCCCTTTttcctgccaacagtgtggacagtgtttcactcaaaaaggaaaccttaacccctttgcgtgcaaacatcgctga